A genome region from Marinifilum sp. JC120 includes the following:
- a CDS encoding AAA family ATPase encodes MLLKIQEQIQYYAETISAITGLEVEVVDTELIRIAGTGDYSQNIGKSIKSAGNLLKNTLKGSTPLFIENPRQNKICKGCQTKDNCRELCSVCAPISDGITTYGAMEMICFSSDSREQMLERREIYMNFLSLLSSSIAVRVRERQELQDITDLLNIMSQVVNTNEKGILIYDAKGKVAYKNDQAEEILSKTIPSQFENFSITPTGFTLSDLNEYTVEQEGRQQMIVGKQADIDSTNSRFSSVLVFDTIRSVVSKSLQAATVTFDSSLDNIIGQSPHILQLKEQITATGDTNSSVLISGESGTGKELVARAIHCIGDRSDEPFVAINCGAIPDTLLESELFGYVGGAFTGALRQGQIGKFELADGGVLFLDEISCMPLYLQVKLLRVLQERKITRLGGNRPISVDIRVIAASNDNLHELMAQNMFRDDLYYRLNVIPIQTTPLRERLDDLDLLINHFITKYCDLFGKNKIKLQSSIVQRMRSYDWPGNIRELENAIEYLVNMATPEGIINEAGLHSGFLQCKENFQQEQVQISQGPECPIVSLKELEQQAILRAIEYYGDTTSGKKQAAKSLGIGLATLYRKLGD; translated from the coding sequence ATGCTGCTTAAGATCCAAGAACAAATTCAATATTACGCAGAAACAATTTCAGCCATCACCGGACTTGAAGTTGAGGTTGTGGATACAGAGCTTATCCGTATTGCCGGAACCGGTGATTATTCCCAGAACATCGGAAAAAGCATTAAGAGTGCGGGAAACCTGCTGAAAAACACCTTGAAGGGAAGCACTCCACTCTTCATTGAAAACCCTCGCCAAAATAAGATCTGCAAAGGCTGTCAAACGAAGGATAATTGCCGCGAGCTCTGCTCAGTCTGCGCGCCTATTTCAGATGGTATCACCACTTACGGGGCCATGGAAATGATCTGCTTTTCCTCCGACTCCCGCGAGCAGATGCTTGAACGGCGGGAAATATATATGAATTTCCTCTCCCTTCTTTCCAGCAGTATCGCAGTGCGGGTACGTGAACGACAGGAATTGCAAGACATAACCGACCTGCTGAACATCATGTCCCAAGTGGTAAATACCAATGAAAAAGGAATTCTCATCTACGATGCCAAAGGAAAGGTGGCCTACAAGAACGATCAGGCTGAGGAAATTCTGAGCAAAACAATCCCTTCTCAATTTGAGAATTTTTCTATCACCCCCACAGGCTTCACCCTCTCGGATTTAAATGAATACACAGTGGAACAAGAAGGCCGCCAGCAGATGATTGTCGGTAAACAAGCTGATATCGACTCTACAAACAGCCGTTTTTCTTCAGTTTTAGTATTCGATACCATCCGTTCAGTTGTTTCAAAATCATTGCAGGCCGCCACAGTGACCTTCGACAGCAGTTTAGACAACATCATCGGGCAATCGCCACATATTCTTCAGTTAAAAGAACAAATTACCGCCACCGGGGACACCAATTCCTCGGTTCTGATCAGCGGTGAAAGCGGTACCGGTAAAGAACTTGTGGCCCGCGCCATTCACTGCATCGGAGACAGATCAGACGAACCGTTTGTAGCTATCAACTGCGGAGCCATCCCGGACACTCTGCTTGAAAGTGAATTATTCGGATACGTTGGAGGAGCATTCACCGGTGCATTGCGCCAAGGTCAGATCGGTAAATTCGAACTTGCCGATGGGGGGGTACTCTTTCTGGACGAAATTTCATGTATGCCGCTGTACTTACAGGTAAAACTGCTGAGAGTTCTCCAAGAAAGAAAGATCACCCGTCTAGGCGGAAACCGACCCATATCCGTTGATATCCGGGTCATTGCCGCCAGTAACGACAATCTCCACGAACTCATGGCCCAGAACATGTTCAGAGACGACCTTTACTACCGCCTCAACGTAATCCCCATCCAAACCACGCCGTTACGAGAACGGCTGGATGACCTCGACCTGCTGATCAACCACTTCATCACTAAGTATTGTGATTTATTCGGCAAAAACAAGATAAAATTGCAATCATCCATCGTCCAGCGCATGCGCAGTTACGACTGGCCCGGTAACATCCGCGAACTTGAGAACGCCATTGAATATCTTGTGAACATGGCCACGCCGGAAGGAATCATCAATGAAGCCGGACTGCACAGCGGTTTCCTGCAATGTAAGGAGAATTTCCAGCAGGAACAGGTCCAGATTTCGCAAGGACCGGAATGCCCAATAGTCTCCCTTAAAGAACTGGAACAACAGGCTATTTTACGGGCTATAGAATATTACGGAGACACCACATCCGGCAAGAAACAAGCTGCCAAATCTCTTGGTATCGGACTGGCGACACTTTACCGCAAACTGGGCGACTGA
- a CDS encoding transcriptional repressor has product MKMDFIFAMTNEAAKTFVDYLAQNGLSMTPQRKVIVETFLETEGHFSAEDLLRLVQKRVPEVGQATVYRTLKLLVDSGLAESLDFGCGVALYEHSYGHQHHDHLVCTKCQKKVEVVDEDIERRQEILARKNGYVLTHHRMLLFGLCPECQKLRDQEQESES; this is encoded by the coding sequence ATGAAAATGGATTTCATTTTCGCCATGACCAATGAAGCAGCAAAAACATTCGTGGATTATCTTGCGCAGAACGGGCTGAGCATGACTCCGCAGCGCAAGGTGATTGTAGAGACCTTTTTGGAGACCGAAGGGCACTTTTCGGCTGAGGATCTTTTGAGACTTGTACAGAAAAGGGTTCCAGAGGTCGGGCAGGCTACAGTTTACCGCACCTTGAAATTACTTGTTGATTCCGGGCTTGCAGAGAGTCTTGATTTTGGATGCGGGGTTGCCCTTTATGAGCACTCTTACGGACACCAGCATCATGATCATCTTGTTTGCACAAAGTGCCAAAAGAAAGTTGAAGTGGTGGACGAGGATATTGAGCGCAGGCAGGAAATACTTGCAAGAAAAAATGGATATGTTCTTACCCACCACCGGATGCTTCTTTTCGGACTATGCCCGGAATGCCAGAAATTGCGGGATCAAGAACAGGAATCTGAATCCTGA